From a region of the Lactuca sativa cultivar Salinas chromosome 4, Lsat_Salinas_v11, whole genome shotgun sequence genome:
- the LOC111894924 gene encoding uncharacterized protein LOC111894924 has protein sequence MTTKSGKIITPLTPIQNEEPKQSQKEAIEKPSQNQNRHDTEATRRVQNMDSTSPVTIPKNQIPEKPFHPPMPYPSRAKQEKTEEDYQKFLDHIKALQINIPFIEAVAQMPKYAKFLKELLTNRRKMEEVKEVVLNENCSAAMLNKLPKKKGDPGSLTLPCQFGNLATIHALADSGASVNLMPYSFFKKLDLPEPRPI, from the coding sequence ATGACAACAAAAAGTGGGAAGATAATTACTCCTCTGACACCCATTCAGAATGAAGAGCCCAAGCAGTCACAAAAGGAGGCTATAGAAAAACCGAGCCAAAATCAAAATCGGCATGACAcagaagctactcgacgagtccagaatatggactcgacgagtccagtaaCCATTCCAAAAAATCAGATTCCTGAAAAGCCCTTTCATCCTCCAATGCCATATCCATCCCGAGCTAAGCAAGAAAAGACGGAAGAAGACTACCAGAAGTTCCTAGATCATATAAAAgctcttcaaatcaacataccATTCATAGAAGCGGTTGCCCAAATGCCAAAATACGCCAAGTTTCTCAAAGAGCTTCTAACTAATAGAAGGAAGATGGAGGAAGTCAAGGAAGTAGTTCTTAATGAGAATTGCTCAGCTGCCATGTTAAACAAGCTACCGAAGAAGAAGGGTGACCCGGGAAGCTTAACTTTGCCTTGCCAATTTGGGAATTTAGCCACCATTCATGCTTTGGCTGATTCAGGAGCAAGTGTGAATCTCATGCCTTATTCATTTTTCAAGAAATTGGATCTCCCGGAACCAAGGCCAATTTGA